A stretch of the Planctomycetota bacterium genome encodes the following:
- a CDS encoding GC-type dockerin domain-anchored protein: MRHSPAIAFALAAGLASAAAAQVVNIPPDSLPAESWFAANPGATVNVLSGGSMFPDAGGGAFTFNGATVNIEAGGGAGFPTIDHFVEDVTYNLDGGELVRVKFVGGTGTTTLNIIDGQTRRGVWLQGNTTCTMSGGDAGLVAGGQAAIIIEDDASFTMTGGTIDTFILAIDDATVSIIDGTIEGALQLDDRATATISGGSVGRNGFMKTIDNRLTITGGTIGRDFVVEKGVVDMSGGAMDRNCAILNGGGGVDPIFNMTGGALGSEFRAYDGTINVSGGLIGDAFRLGRPTGDGSGVTMNLLVKSATLDGVALDLTETPATIATRGGAFLSCILLDDSLVGFHLNEDLVFGEDRFRAAATLTIALGTTACTPDLDGDGELTIFDFLEFQSLFATGDLAADLDGDGVLTIFDFLAFQSAFALGC, translated from the coding sequence AGGTCGTCAACATCCCGCCCGACTCGCTGCCGGCCGAGTCGTGGTTCGCCGCCAATCCCGGGGCCACCGTCAACGTGCTCAGCGGCGGAAGCATGTTCCCCGATGCCGGCGGCGGCGCCTTCACCTTCAACGGCGCCACCGTCAACATCGAGGCCGGCGGCGGCGCCGGCTTCCCGACCATCGACCACTTCGTCGAGGACGTCACCTACAACCTCGACGGCGGCGAGCTCGTCCGCGTGAAGTTCGTCGGCGGCACGGGCACCACCACGCTGAACATCATCGACGGCCAGACCCGCCGCGGCGTCTGGCTGCAGGGCAACACCACCTGCACCATGTCGGGCGGCGATGCCGGCCTCGTCGCCGGCGGCCAGGCCGCGATCATCATCGAGGACGACGCCAGCTTCACCATGACCGGCGGCACCATCGATACCTTCATCCTCGCGATCGATGACGCCACCGTCAGCATCATCGACGGCACGATCGAGGGTGCCCTCCAGCTCGACGATCGCGCGACCGCCACCATCTCGGGCGGCTCGGTCGGCCGCAACGGCTTCATGAAGACCATCGACAACCGCCTGACCATCACCGGCGGCACCATCGGCCGCGACTTCGTCGTCGAGAAGGGCGTCGTCGACATGTCGGGAGGCGCCATGGACCGCAACTGCGCCATCCTCAACGGCGGCGGCGGCGTCGACCCCATCTTCAACATGACCGGCGGCGCCCTCGGCAGCGAGTTCCGCGCCTACGACGGCACCATCAACGTCTCGGGCGGACTCATCGGCGACGCCTTCCGCCTCGGCCGCCCCACCGGCGACGGCTCGGGCGTCACCATGAACCTGCTGGTCAAATCCGCCACGCTCGACGGCGTCGCCCTCGACCTCACCGAGACGCCCGCCACCATCGCCACCCGCGGCGGCGCCTTCCTCTCCTGCATCCTGCTCGACGACTCGCTCGTCGGCTTCCACCTCAACGAGGACCTCGTCTTCGGCGAGGACCGCTTCCGCGCCGCCGCCACCCTCACCATCGCCCTGGGCACCACCGCCTGCACGCCCGACCTCGACGGCGACGGCGAGCTCACCATCTTCGACTTCCTCGAGTTCCAGAGCCTCTTCGCCACGGGCGATCTGGCCGCCGACCTCGACGGCGATGGCGTTCTAACCATCTTCGACTTCCTGGCCTTCCAGAGCGCCTTCGCCCTGGGCTGCTAG
- a CDS encoding glycine--tRNA ligase, with the protein MPDVAVAPAKSMDELVSLCKRRGFVYPASEIYGGLNGFWDYGPLGAQLKKNLADRWWRDMTLAPPERDGKPVSIVGLDSSIIQNPRVWEASGHVGGFSDPMVDCTESKFRYRADHLMVYCHWDVYIDSGDETQADRLFAFIADDEASQERALKKLHKYAKKRGLPVTETPTAALFTNQEIQQAMHMVVGPDAAEPGTLTEPREFNLMFQTYVGATASEEDKAYLRPETAQGIFVNFANVVDTTRVRIPFGIAQIGKAFRNEVTPRNFVFRSREFEQMEMEFFCHTDEAKPWLDYWVQQRLSWWRSVGLSDDNMIIREHDRDELAHYAKEGAGTYDIEYRWPFTHPGFGELEGISHRANYDLAQHAEHSGKKIAYFDQERNERYLPDVIEPAAGLTRGVLALLCEAFTPDADRASKVVMKFDPALAPIKAAVYPLVNKDGMPEVAERLARELRGRFGHLGLIEYDPKQSIGKRYARMDEAGCPVCFTIDGDTLADQTVTYRDRDTLAQDRIAIDKVGDWLAAKIGA; encoded by the coding sequence ATGCCCGATGTCGCCGTTGCGCCCGCGAAGTCCATGGACGAGCTCGTCAGCCTGTGCAAGCGTCGGGGCTTCGTGTACCCGGCCAGCGAGATCTACGGCGGGCTGAACGGCTTCTGGGACTACGGGCCGCTGGGCGCGCAGCTCAAGAAGAACCTGGCCGACCGCTGGTGGCGGGACATGACGCTGGCGCCGCCGGAACGCGACGGCAAGCCCGTGTCGATCGTGGGGCTGGATTCGAGCATCATCCAGAACCCGCGGGTGTGGGAGGCGAGCGGGCATGTGGGCGGGTTTAGTGATCCGATGGTGGACTGCACCGAGAGCAAGTTCCGCTACCGGGCCGACCACCTGATGGTCTACTGCCACTGGGATGTCTACATCGATTCCGGTGATGAAACCCAGGCCGATCGACTGTTTGCGTTCATCGCTGACGATGAAGCCTCTCAAGAGCGAGCATTGAAGAAGCTTCACAAGTACGCGAAGAAGCGTGGCCTACCCGTTACAGAGACTCCAACGGCTGCTCTGTTCACCAATCAGGAGATTCAGCAGGCAATGCACATGGTCGTTGGACCAGACGCTGCTGAGCCCGGCACGCTGACCGAGCCGCGCGAGTTCAACCTGATGTTCCAGACCTACGTCGGCGCGACGGCGAGCGAGGAGGACAAGGCCTATCTCCGCCCCGAGACGGCCCAGGGCATCTTCGTGAACTTCGCGAATGTCGTCGATACCACGCGGGTGCGCATCCCCTTCGGCATCGCGCAGATCGGCAAGGCCTTCCGCAACGAGGTGACGCCGCGGAATTTCGTGTTCCGCAGCCGCGAGTTCGAGCAGATGGAGATGGAGTTCTTCTGCCACACCGACGAGGCCAAGCCGTGGCTGGACTACTGGGTGCAGCAGCGGCTTTCGTGGTGGCGGAGCGTCGGGCTGAGCGACGACAACATGATCATCCGCGAGCACGATCGCGACGAGCTGGCGCACTACGCCAAGGAGGGCGCTGGCACCTACGACATCGAGTATCGCTGGCCGTTCACGCATCCGGGCTTCGGCGAGCTGGAGGGCATCAGCCACCGCGCGAACTACGACCTCGCGCAGCATGCCGAGCACTCCGGCAAGAAGATCGCCTACTTCGACCAGGAGCGCAACGAGCGGTACCTGCCCGACGTGATCGAGCCGGCGGCGGGGCTGACGCGGGGCGTGCTGGCGCTGCTGTGCGAGGCCTTCACGCCCGACGCCGACCGCGCGAGCAAGGTGGTCATGAAGTTCGATCCGGCGCTCGCGCCCATCAAGGCGGCGGTGTACCCGCTGGTCAACAAGGACGGCATGCCCGAGGTGGCCGAGAGGCTGGCCCGCGAGCTGCGCGGCCGCTTCGGCCACCTTGGGCTGATCGAGTACGACCCCAAGCAGAGCATCGGCAAGCGGTACGCCCGGATGGACGAGGCGGGCTGCCCGGTGTGCTTCACCATCGACGGCGACACGCTGGCCGACCAGACCGTGACGTATCGCGACCGCGACACGCTGGCGCAGGACCGGATCGCGATCGACAAGGTCGGGGACTGGCTGGCGGCGAAGATCGGGGCGTAG
- a CDS encoding GC-type dockerin domain-anchored protein: MGAAALLAMAGTALGQTVLFDSSSATSGRLVAQNAAAAAGITVDTEILDDFIALDAAAADAGNNFFIINNSCCFFGAGYAASIDARVSDGAIVHQTFWNMDAEPGLQGTFGISGTVDFFDPREIHNNAGHPSWGGIPGPILPDGSIFWADNGDELSTTTGEVIATHDSPAGPGASVFNGTTIHNGFDYDSFFEVDITDLITEQLGFLAGGIPNTIALSTDSTFGASTDAANNLGLSFDTFDFSTIGAALGTGQYSFAIIDNPASTFSAADELAIDTFIEDGNRAHFSYWNLDASPALQATFDVDSTVEFTLPRDVFDNAGHPSWAGATSPVTTTGVDEWADNGDELTSTAGEVVSTFDSAAGAGATVAGNDNRTLANGFEYDSLGLAGVTDLLESQIDWVRTAAPPPPPPGSAVVLFDSSSATSGRFIVQNAAAAAGVTVDLEILDDFIALDAAAADPSNGVFIINNSCCFFGGGYAASIADRVAAGARVHQTFWNMDAEPGLQATFGISGAVDFFDPREVHNNISHPSWGSVAGPILPDGSIFWADNGDELTPAAGGTVVSTHDSTAGPGATVVANGDTETTLHNGFDYDSFFETDMTDLITAQLEWLLDGDTVCLPDIDMDGELTIFDFLAFQNLFDMGDLAADFDGDGFLTIFDFLEFQNLFDMGCP; encoded by the coding sequence TTGGGCGCAGCCGCCCTGCTCGCCATGGCGGGCACCGCTCTCGGACAGACCGTTCTGTTCGATTCCTCGTCGGCGACCTCCGGCCGCCTGGTTGCCCAGAACGCCGCCGCCGCTGCCGGCATCACGGTGGACACCGAGATCCTGGACGACTTCATTGCCCTCGACGCCGCCGCGGCCGATGCGGGCAACAACTTCTTCATCATCAACAACAGCTGCTGCTTCTTCGGTGCCGGCTACGCGGCCAGCATTGACGCCCGCGTCTCCGACGGCGCCATCGTCCACCAGACCTTCTGGAACATGGACGCCGAGCCCGGCCTGCAGGGCACCTTCGGCATCAGCGGCACGGTCGACTTCTTCGACCCCCGCGAGATCCACAACAACGCCGGCCACCCCTCGTGGGGCGGCATCCCGGGCCCCATCCTCCCGGATGGCTCGATCTTCTGGGCCGACAACGGCGATGAGCTGTCGACCACCACCGGCGAGGTCATCGCCACCCACGACAGCCCCGCCGGCCCCGGCGCCTCGGTGTTCAACGGCACCACGATCCACAACGGCTTCGACTACGACAGCTTCTTCGAGGTCGACATCACCGACCTCATCACCGAGCAGCTCGGCTTCCTCGCCGGCGGCATCCCCAACACGATCGCCCTGAGCACCGACTCGACCTTCGGCGCGTCCACCGACGCCGCCAACAACCTGGGCCTCAGCTTCGATACGTTCGACTTCTCGACGATCGGCGCCGCCCTGGGCACCGGCCAGTACAGCTTCGCCATCATCGACAACCCGGCCAGCACCTTCTCGGCCGCCGACGAGCTGGCCATCGACACCTTCATCGAAGACGGCAACCGCGCCCACTTCAGCTACTGGAACCTCGACGCCAGCCCGGCCCTCCAGGCCACCTTCGACGTCGACAGCACCGTCGAGTTCACGCTGCCGCGTGACGTCTTCGACAACGCCGGCCACCCGTCGTGGGCCGGCGCCACCAGCCCGGTGACCACCACCGGCGTGGACGAGTGGGCCGACAACGGCGACGAGCTCACCAGCACCGCCGGCGAGGTCGTCTCGACCTTCGATAGCGCCGCCGGCGCCGGCGCCACCGTGGCCGGCAACGACAACCGCACCCTGGCCAACGGCTTCGAGTACGACAGCCTCGGCCTGGCCGGCGTCACCGATCTGCTCGAGTCGCAGATCGACTGGGTCCGCACCGCCGCGCCCCCGCCGCCGCCTCCGGGCTCGGCCGTCGTCCTGTTCGATTCGTCGTCGGCCACCTCGGGCCGCTTCATCGTCCAGAACGCCGCCGCCGCCGCCGGCGTCACCGTCGACCTCGAGATCCTCGACGACTTCATCGCCCTCGATGCCGCCGCGGCCGATCCCAGCAACGGCGTCTTCATCATCAACAACAGCTGCTGCTTCTTCGGCGGCGGCTACGCGGCCAGCATCGCCGACCGCGTCGCCGCGGGCGCCCGCGTCCACCAGACCTTCTGGAACATGGACGCCGAGCCCGGCCTGCAGGCCACCTTCGGCATCAGCGGCGCGGTCGACTTCTTCGACCCCCGCGAGGTCCACAACAACATCAGCCACCCGTCGTGGGGCAGCGTTGCCGGTCCGATCCTGCCGGATGGCTCGATCTTCTGGGCCGACAACGGTGACGAGCTCACGCCCGCCGCCGGCGGCACCGTGGTCTCGACGCACGACAGCACCGCCGGCCCGGGTGCCACGGTCGTCGCCAACGGCGATACCGAGACCACCCTGCACAACGGCTTCGACTACGACAGCTTCTTCGAGACCGACATGACCGATCTCATCACCGCCCAGCTCGAGTGGCTGCTCGACGGTGACACGGTCTGCCTGCCCGACATCGACATGGACGGCGAGCTGACCATCTTCGACTTCCTCGCCTTCCAGAACCTCTTCGACATGGGCGACCTCGCCGCCGACTTCGACGGCGACGGCTTCCTCACCATCTTCGACTTCCTCGAGTTCCAGAACCTCTTCGACATGGGCTGCCCGTAA